Part of the Mycolicibacterium mageritense genome is shown below.
CTGACCGAGGCGATCACCGAACTGGGCAACGGCCATGTCCCCGACGCGGTGTACGCGCGTGCCGCCGCGGCGTTCACCGAACGTGAGCTGGGTCAGGTGATCGCGATGGCCGTGACCATCAACGCATGGAACCGGATCAACGTCACCGTGCGAACCCCCGCACCCCGGCGCTGATCTCGCGGAAACTGGAGGTGTGCAGACCCGGTCCGGTGCAGACATCACGGTGTGCGGCGACGCCGTGCACAAGCTGCACCGGCCGGGCACCGATCCGCGTGCACTACGCGTACGGCTGCACACGGCCAGCCGGGTGGGCGCACTGCTCAGTCCACTGTCGGATGTGCCCGACCTGGTGAACGGGCGGTTGCTGACCCGGTGGCCGCTGGTGGAAACCCTTGCGGTGCAACCGGAATCTGTGCCGTGGGTCGACATCGCGCAGCTGCTGGCGACCCTGCACACCGAGCCGGTCAGCGCGCGACTGCCGCCGCACGGCTGGCCCGCCCGGTTACGCCGCGCGGTCGGTCTGGCTCGGGGAAACGCGATCATCTGCCGTGCGGCGGCAGGCCTGCCCGACGCCGCGTGGCGGCCCGGCTCGGCGGACCGCCCGCGCACGCTCGTACACGGCGACTTCCACCTGGGCCAGGTGGGCCGGCGTGCCGGCCGCTGGCACCTGATCGATGTCGATGATCTCGGATTGGGTGATCCGGCTTGGGATTTGGCGCGTCCGGCCGGGTTCTGGGCGGCCGGCGTCATACCCGATACCGACTGGCTGCTGTTCCTCGACGCTTACCGCGACGCGGGCGGGCCCGCGCTGCCTGCGGGCGATCCGTGGCCCGTGCTGGAGCCGTTCGCGCGGGCCGCCGTCATCCAAGCCGCGGCCAACGATCCCGGCGACGATCTGTTGGCGGCGGCCTGCGCGCGGATGCCTCAACTGGAGAAGAACAGCCGGCCGAAGCCCTGCTTGCGGTAGTGCTTGTTGCCGCGGTGCCCCCAGCCTGGCCCGTAGTCCGAGTAGCCCTGGTGATAGCCCGAGTGCGCCTGCGGTGCCGGAGGCGGCGGCGCCTGGACGAACCGGTTCTCCATCTGGGTCAGCGCCTCGAGCTCGCCGAAATCCAGGAAGATGCCGCGGCAGGTGTCGCATTGCTCCAGGTGGACGCCGTTGCGCTCATACGTCTTCATGACCCCGGCGCACTTCGGACACAGCAGGGTGTTGCCCACACCGGGCGACGCGGGGGACTTCGGAGGCTCATATGGCGGAATGCTCATATCGCCATAACGCGCGACCTCGCTGTGAAGTGCCTGTGTGTTTTCCCGAAGCCCCGCCTACCACGTGGGTGTGACATTTTTCGTGCGTTGTCCCCAGGTTGGTTTTCATCCCCAGGCTGGGGTTTTGGCGTGGTGTGGGGGCCTGGGTTTTCGGCAGAATCAAACACATGTTCGAAGACCTCGATGATGCGGCCCTGGCGGCCGGGATCGAGGCGGAGACCCGCGCGGAGGCGGCCGCGGCGTGTCGCCGGTTGGCGATGATCGCGGCGTTGGCCGTCCGCCGGTTGGGTGATGAGGGCGATGAGCGGCAGTGGTGGGTGTGTGATGGCTGGGATGCCGCGGCCGCGGAGGTGGCCGTGGCGATGGGGGTGGGGCAGCGGGCGGCGTCGACGGAGATGACCAAGGCGCTGGCGTTGCGGGACCGGCTGCCGGCGGTGGCGGCGCTGTTCGCCCGTGGTGCGCTCAGTGCCCGCATGGTCGCGGCGATCACCTGGCGCACCCACCTGGTCGACGACCCGGACGCGTTGGCCGCGATCGATGCCGGGTTGGCGGAGCGCGCCGTGGGGTGGGAGGTGTTGTCGAAGGAGAAGTTGGAAGGCGTCATCGATGCGTTGATCACCCGCCATGACCCGGGCGCGGTGCGCCGCACCCGGCGGGCGGCCCGCGAGCGGGATGTGTGTTTCGGCAAGGATGATGACGTCACCGGGACCACGGCGTTTTTCGGGCGGTTGTTGCGTGCCGATGCGGTGGCCCTGAGGAAACGTGTGGCGCACGTGATCGGTGCGGTGTGTGCCGATGATCCGCGCACGCTGGGGCAGCGTCGTTCGGATGCGGTGGGGGTGATCGCTGTTGGTGGGGAGGCGTTGGCGTGTCGGTGCGGGAACCCGGAGTGTCCGGCCGCGGGGGTGGCCGATGCGCGGGCGGCCCACACCGTGGTCTACATCCTGGCCGATCCCGACGCGCTCACCGCCCAGCCCGACCGGTATCTGTCCGGGGATCACGACACCAACCCGATCCCCTGGGACACCCCGGCCCCCGTCGACACGGCAGAACCCGACGACCCCACCGAGCCCACCGACACGGCAGAACCCGACGAGCCCGATGCTGCCGATCCTGTCGAGCCCGCGGAGTGTGCGGATGCGGCCGGATGTGCCGAGCCCGCCGCGGAGTCCATGGACACCACAGAACTCGCCGACCGCGCGGAGCCCGCGGGCAGTGCGGACAACGCAGGGCCCGCGGACATTGCGGTGCCTTCGGACAACGTGGACAGCGCGGCCCCTGCCGAGCCCGCCGCCGAGCCTGCCGAGCTCGCCGAGCCTGACGACACCGCGGATGCCGCTGCGTCCGCGGACGTTATCGCCCCCGCCGCCTCGTCTCCCGGGGCCCCGGCCGAGAATCGGGTCCCGCCCGCCTGGTCGCCGGGGACCGCGGTGGTCGTCGATGGCGGGGTCATCCCCACCCCGCTGCTGGCCGATCTGATCGCCGCCGGCGCCACCGTCAAACACCTCGACCCGCCCGGTGTAGAGCCCGAGCCGCGGTACCGGCCCTCGGCGAAACTGGCCGCCTGGGTGCGGATGCGGGACATGACATGCATGTTCCCCGGCTGTGACCGCCCGGCCGAGCGCTGCGATGTCGACCACACCGAACCCTACCCAGGTGGTCCCACGCACCCGTCAAACACGAAGTGTCTGTGCCGGATTCATCATCTGCTCAAGACCTTCTGGGCCGGCTGGCACGACAAGCAGTACCCCGACGGCACCGTGGAATGGACCACCCCCAGCGGCCGGACCTACGTCAAGAAACCCGGCGCCGGACTGTTCTTCCCACACTGGGACACCACCACCGCCGCCCTACCAACGCCGGGGCCCCGAATCCCCAACGACGGCACCACCATGCCCCGCCGCACCCGCACCCGCGCCACCCAACGCGCCCGACGCAAACACGCCGAACGCGCACTCAACGGCCAGCACGACAAGCCGCCCCCGGGTTTGTAGACGACATTCGCAGCCTCGAACAGCATTCGCGGCGTTACGGTTGCTTCGTGCATCCGGTGACGAAGCTGAGCGAGGACGAGAGCTGGCGCCTGCTGTCCAGCGTGGCGCTCGGGCGCTTCGTCGCCACCATCGGCACAAGAATCGAGATCTTCCCGGTCAATTTCGTTGTGCAGCAACGCAGCATCCTGTTCCGGACCGCGGAGGGCACCAAACTGATCACAGCTCTGATGAGTGATCGGGTGGCGTTCGAGGCCGATGACCACAACATCATCAGCGGTTGGAGCGTGATCGTGCGGGGCACCGCTGAGATGCTCGAGTCGGCAGCTGACATCGCGGAGGCTGAACGGGCCCAATTACTTCCGTGGACCGCCACGGTGAAGCGCCGCCATGTGCGCATCACACCGAACGAGATCTCGGGGCGCTACTTCGTGTTCGGGACGGCGCCGGACTGACCCGCTTGGCTCTGGGCGGCGACGCCGTCGAGCATCGCGACAAGTGTGGGCAGCCCGGCGGGCAAGGGCCGATCGCCCGTCGCGCGGTACCACTCGACCGGGCCGGCTCCGCCCCACCGGGCCAACCAGTTACGCAGTCCACCGAGCGCATGCGCGTAAGGAATGGCCCGCTCGAACAACACCGGGCGTGCCGCCGGACTGATGCTGTCGGGATTGGTCGATTCGAGATAGCGCCGCATCCCGTCGACGGCCGCCGCGACGCGGCTCCCGCGAGCGGTCCGGTCGGGCAGCAGGCGACCGGCTGCCGCGACGCCACCACCGAGCACCACGACCGCAACGCCCCACAGCGAGCCGGCGCCGAGCACCGCGAGGACCACGGTCGCGATCACGCCGACGCCGAGGACCGCGTACCCGAGCGGTTCGATGCGGCGGGAACGACGCCACTCGGCCTGTCCCGCCGCGGGAACGACCACCGGGCGCGGGGATTGGGTCAGCTCGAACGCCGACACCGATTCGCGGTCGTTGGGCAGGATCGCGTCGACCACGGCCCGCTCATATGCGGTGGTCTCCCGGTCGAGCGGTGCGCGGCGGGATATCTGGAAATCCATCGCCCCTGAAGACCGTTGCCGCTCGGCGATCCAGAGATAGTTGCGCACAGCGAGATCCAGGATCGTGGCGCCGAAGTCGGATGGCTGGGCCCGGCCCGTCGTCAGCGTCCCGATCTCACCGGGCAACACACCGTCGGGCGACGCGAATGCGACGCCGCCCTCGGTCGGGACAAGCAGCTGCACGCTGTCGGTGGAGGCGCTGTCGGCCCGGCGCCGCAACCACGCAAACGCGGTCAAGGCCAGCGCAACAACCGCGGCGACGATGACGGCGATGAGTCCCGCGGTGTCCCGAGCAGGCCGGGCCTCGGTGACTGTCGGGGTGAATTCAGCGGTGGCCGTAGCGGTATCGGCAGGCAGCAGTACGGAGAACACCGCGACATCGCCGGATGCGAGGTTGTTGTTCTGGAATGACACCGAGCCGTCGAGGTCGGTCTGGGTCAGTGAGCACAGTCGTCGCACACCGATCTGGCCGTATGCGCAGATCGGCGAGTCCGGTTTGGCGGTGGGTGAGGAGAAGCGGCCCGTCAGCTTCTCGATCGGCGCAGACCAGCCCGCCGCGAGCACCCAGGTGAACTGTTGCAGGTCGGTGCCGTCGGCGACGGTGCCGCGCACCGAGTACCTCACCGTCGACGTGCCGCCGGGGACGGAGATGACCAGTGCGTCACCCTGGACGGCGGCCGACGCCCCGCCGTCGGCGGCGATGTCGGACACGGCGAAGTGCTGGGTCCGGTTGGCCTCCACGGGAACCTGAAGGGGCACAGTCCCGACCGCACTGGCGCCCTGGGGCACTGTGGCGGTGGTTGTCACGGCCAGCACCCCGTCAGCGTTGAGATCCAGTTTCACGTCGAGCGTGATCGCGGGGGTATCGGCGTGCGCCGCCGGCCCGCTCACGGTCAGCAACGTCGTCATGATCGCAACGACGATCGCGACCACACCCCCATAGGCACGCATGACCGGCACAGTAACGTACGTGAAATGCAGTCGTGGGGACCGTTCGGCCCACCGCCGAAGTCATGGGGCAACGATCCTTTCAGCGCGGGGGCAGATCCGTTCGGCGCACCACAACCCGGCAAGGCCAAGCCGCAGGATCCGTGGGCCTCGGTCCCCGATCCGTGGGCACCTGTGCCGGGTGCGCCGAGCGTCGGCCCGGCGCCCATGCGAGGCGGGGTCAGGAAGGGCTGGTTCGGGCGTCAGCCGCCCGCCCACGGCACCGCACAGCCGGATCCGTGGGGCAGCTACACCGCGCCGCCTCGCGTCGATCCGTGGGGCGACCCACAGCCCGTGCCGCCGGCCCAGCGCCCGGGCTACGTTGATCCCTGGGGTGGTCCGCCTGTGGGCCCGACACCGCTGCCGGTGCCCAAACGCAGTGCGCTGCCCGCCGTTCTGATGGGCGCCGCGGGCATCGTCGTGGTGCTCGTCCTGGTGGCCGCGGGGGTTTTCGTGGTGTTCAAACAACAGGGCGAGTCGAGTGCGAGCGG
Proteins encoded:
- a CDS encoding TFIIB-type zinc ribbon-containing protein; this encodes MSIPPYEPPKSPASPGVGNTLLCPKCAGVMKTYERNGVHLEQCDTCRGIFLDFGELEALTQMENRFVQAPPPPAPQAHSGYHQGYSDYGPGWGHRGNKHYRKQGFGRLFFSS
- a CDS encoding HNH endonuclease signature motif containing protein, with amino-acid sequence MFEDLDDAALAAGIEAETRAEAAAACRRLAMIAALAVRRLGDEGDERQWWVCDGWDAAAAEVAVAMGVGQRAASTEMTKALALRDRLPAVAALFARGALSARMVAAITWRTHLVDDPDALAAIDAGLAERAVGWEVLSKEKLEGVIDALITRHDPGAVRRTRRAARERDVCFGKDDDVTGTTAFFGRLLRADAVALRKRVAHVIGAVCADDPRTLGQRRSDAVGVIAVGGEALACRCGNPECPAAGVADARAAHTVVYILADPDALTAQPDRYLSGDHDTNPIPWDTPAPVDTAEPDDPTEPTDTAEPDEPDAADPVEPAECADAAGCAEPAAESMDTTELADRAEPAGSADNAGPADIAVPSDNVDSAAPAEPAAEPAELAEPDDTADAAASADVIAPAASSPGAPAENRVPPAWSPGTAVVVDGGVIPTPLLADLIAAGATVKHLDPPGVEPEPRYRPSAKLAAWVRMRDMTCMFPGCDRPAERCDVDHTEPYPGGPTHPSNTKCLCRIHHLLKTFWAGWHDKQYPDGTVEWTTPSGRTYVKKPGAGLFFPHWDTTTAALPTPGPRIPNDGTTMPRRTRTRATQRARRKHAERALNGQHDKPPPGL
- a CDS encoding phosphotransferase family protein; translated protein: MQTRSGADITVCGDAVHKLHRPGTDPRALRVRLHTASRVGALLSPLSDVPDLVNGRLLTRWPLVETLAVQPESVPWVDIAQLLATLHTEPVSARLPPHGWPARLRRAVGLARGNAIICRAAAGLPDAAWRPGSADRPRTLVHGDFHLGQVGRRAGRWHLIDVDDLGLGDPAWDLARPAGFWAAGVIPDTDWLLFLDAYRDAGGPALPAGDPWPVLEPFARAAVIQAAANDPGDDLLAAACARMPQLEKNSRPKPCLR
- a CDS encoding DUF2207 family protein; this translates as MRAYGGVVAIVVAIMTTLLTVSGPAAHADTPAITLDVKLDLNADGVLAVTTTATVPQGASAVGTVPLQVPVEANRTQHFAVSDIAADGGASAAVQGDALVISVPGGTSTVRYSVRGTVADGTDLQQFTWVLAAGWSAPIEKLTGRFSSPTAKPDSPICAYGQIGVRRLCSLTQTDLDGSVSFQNNNLASGDVAVFSVLLPADTATATAEFTPTVTEARPARDTAGLIAVIVAAVVALALTAFAWLRRRADSASTDSVQLLVPTEGGVAFASPDGVLPGEIGTLTTGRAQPSDFGATILDLAVRNYLWIAERQRSSGAMDFQISRRAPLDRETTAYERAVVDAILPNDRESVSAFELTQSPRPVVVPAAGQAEWRRSRRIEPLGYAVLGVGVIATVVLAVLGAGSLWGVAVVVLGGGVAAAGRLLPDRTARGSRVAAAVDGMRRYLESTNPDSISPAARPVLFERAIPYAHALGGLRNWLARWGGAGPVEWYRATGDRPLPAGLPTLVAMLDGVAAQSQAGQSGAVPNTK
- a CDS encoding pyridoxamine 5'-phosphate oxidase family protein, whose amino-acid sequence is MHPVTKLSEDESWRLLSSVALGRFVATIGTRIEIFPVNFVVQQRSILFRTAEGTKLITALMSDRVAFEADDHNIISGWSVIVRGTAEMLESAADIAEAERAQLLPWTATVKRRHVRITPNEISGRYFVFGTAPD